CGTTTGCAGTTGCAGGCTTAACTGTGCGGATTCAATTGCATTGCTGTTTGCCCATAATGCCCGAATGCGATTACTACTTGTTGTTTGTGCTTCGCCACTGCTATTCACAAAAGAACCAGACACTTGAAATGCTGTAGGTGCTTGGTTAGCGAGCACGGTTTGCGAATACAAACCTCCCACTGCTAATGTGGGTAGCAATAGCTTGGGAATGGACATAACGACACTCAATTATTGTTATTATTTTTCAACCATCCTCAGGTGTCTGAGGATGGTTTGGGGCTTGGCTTAGTTCTGATTATCAACTACTTTCACAGAATAAATCACCACTTTATTGCCAGACGGTGCAACGTCACCGGCATTAACACTGAGTACACGCGTATTTGTGTCAAAGCTTGGGTCAGCGACGGGGGCATCGTCGATTTTGGTAGAATCTGCCACGTAAGCAAAGCGATCATCTAATGTTTGATTCAGGATGAAGTTTTTAACAGTATTAGTTGTACTACTGTTAGAAACGGTTGAGCTAAACATAATACACTGATCTTTTTCGATATTTTCAATATCAGCCGTGCCAAAGTCAGTGTCACCATCGGTTGAAATTTGCCCATCGCAATTAATATCAATCGCTGATTTTAAATCAATCGCAACGTGTTGATCTAATTGTTGGCAAGGCGTATCGAATTCGATGATATACGGCATTTGCGCACTAGGCACAGCCGTTGACCATAAGCCGTTATTTGCCATAATCAGTGCATCACCCACTGCACCTGTAGGCGGGTTTTCCCAGTTGGTATAACTGGTAGAGTCTAGATTCATCCACGTATAACCCGTGCTGGTTAAGCTACCACCTAACCAATAATGCTCAGTGCCTAATAAGCTACGCACGAATTCATTCTCATTGGCAGAGTCAATAGTAGCTAAATGACCTGAAACGGTTTGATAGGTTTGGCTTGCGGCAAAGTTACTTGCCCCAGTCCAACTGTTCGGGGTGTCAATCACACGATACGCATGACAGTTACCGCCCGCAGGTTGGGGCCATGAAGTCGTTTGTGCGCTTGATGAATCTGTTATAACCGTAATTTCAATGGGTGTACCAATGGTTACGTTGTTTTGTGCATCTTTCGCCGATACTTCTACTTTTAAAATACCACCTGTGCTTATGGACATGGGCAATTGCACGGCGACCACTAACTGAGCACTTTCACCCGGTGCTAAAGTTAAAGGCGCAGTTACTTCAGTATCGCCCGCGCTGACTTGACCATCTTTATCAACATCTTGATAAATTTTAATGGTATCGGCATCTAAATCGTCTGTAGTATTATTTCCCGCCGTCAGGCTATAGCTTTCGTCAATGTTACCGTTGTTGGTTAATTTATAGCTGGTGTAGGTGGTATTACCGCCACTAGTGGTTAAGTTATGTTTGTCTCCGGCTAATAAATCTAAGGCAGCCGTACGTACTTGGCGAATCTTAATGATTAACTCATTCGATTCTGCGGTGTAGTTGTTGCCTTGTGTATCCGAATAAGTACCGGTTACTTTAGTAATAATATCTGGTAAAGCTAATGGCGTAGCGAAGGCAACGCCGGTCATGAGGGCTAGGGCAACAGCTTTTACGAGAGGTTTGTAATGACTCATAATAGGGCTTGACTCAATAATTTTTATGATTAGGTAAAGTGAAGATAACAACATCTTCTAAGATTTAATCCTGCGACTAAATCTGGTGATTAGTTGAGTAGACACTGTTTTACTCAACCTTATAAATAAGGCGAACCTTATTTTACTTGCACTCGATAGCTATAAACTTGTTCACTATTCGCCGCTAAACTGACATTTGGAATCCAGCGAACATGTGTGTATTGGCTGGCTGGAATAATAACTTTTTTACCCTTAACCGTGCGGGTAACTGGTTCGGATTCATAGGTTTTGCCGCCGTCTACACTTACTTCAAAGGTAGCATCCACGGGTGCAATGGCTGTGTTTGCTTGGTATTGGGTTGCACTAGGAATAGGACCTGTAACGACTAAATCGTTTAATGCAGCGCTGCCAGTATTTTTATAAATAGCACGAAATTCTAAAACTTGTTTGGGATCAACTTCTGTGGTTTCGGTGGCAACTTCTTTACCTTCTGCATTGCTGCTAATGGCATAAGACTTCATATTGATTTGTAATGGGCCGGTTTCCTTAGCCTGAACTAAAGTTGTATTAGACACGGTAAACGCTAATAAAAATGCTAAGCCGATAGCGGTTTTTTTCATAAATACTCTCTTGCAGAAAAAACTTATAATTTTTTTAATGACTATTCATTATCAAGACAATGGGTTTGTTTTAATAATAGGGCTATTCTATCCATAAATTAGGCTTATGTGTTCTACCATCTATCTGGAACTTTACGCATGCCAAACCTATGCTGAATCTGCCAGCAATTTGCAATAGAGTTTTTAGTTAAATGGCTTTCTATGCCTATAATGAGAAGCTTTCAGTTATGGGAATAATTGCAATGCAAAATATGAATACTAATTTATTAACCCAAGTTAAAACGCAGTGTCAGGATTTTTGTGCTGCCCTTACGGATGACGAAATTGTCCGATTTATACGCTATACCCGTGTAGTAGAGTTACAAAGTCAGGAAATATTAGCTGACGTTAATCAATTAGGTGATCGTTTTTATTTGGTGATTGTCGGTGTGGTACGGCTTTATCATGTGGATGGTGATAAGGAATATGAAGTGGGGCATATTAATGCGGGTGGCTTAGTGGGGGAAATGTCGTTTTTTGATCGTCGCCCACGTACTGTGCGCTTACGTGCGTACGAACATACCGTACAGTTGTTAGAAATTAGTCGCCCTTTATACAGTCGTTTAAAAATTGAAGAGCCGTATATTGCGACGAATTTATTAGAATTTGTTATTCGTAGCTTAGATTTCTTGGTGCGCTATTTAAGTGATGAGAATGCGCAATTACACAAAAAATTAGGCGAATAATGTGGCAATGGTCGCAGCGTTTTAGCCAGTTACCCGCAACATTTTATACTTTTACTCAGCCCAAAGCGTTGCCTCAAGCCGCTTGGGTGCAGCAAAGTGAGGCTGTCGCAACCTTATTAGGTCTAACCTCTAATGACTTGCAGCAACCTGCTTTACTGGATTTATGCTGTGCACACGCTCTACCCGCAAACTGTCAACCGTTAGCGCAAGGCTATGCGGCGCATCAGTTTGGCAAATTTAATCCGTTTTTAGGGGATGGGCGGGTGGTTTTGTTGGGGGATGTACAAACGCCAACCGGGCATTACGAAATCAGTTTAAAAGGTGCTGGGCGCACTGCTTATGCACGTACTGCGGACGGTCGGGCAGGTATTAATGAATGCCTAAAAGAATTTCAACTCAGTGAGCGATTAGCCGCTTTAAAAATTCCAAGCTTGCGTTGCTTAGGGGTACTGCAATCCAATAGCGAATTAGTCTATCGGCAAAGCTTTGAACCAGCGGCTTTGTTAGTCAGAGTCATGCCCAGCCACATCCGTTTTGGCACATTTGAATTGGCTTATTTTCAAAAAAATTATGCAAACTTACAGCAATTAGCCGATTTTGTATTAGCACAACATTATGTTGATTTAGTGAAAAATACAAACCCTTATGCGGCTTTATTGACGGCGATTGTGAGCAAAACCGCACAATTAATTGCGCAATGGCAAGCCGTGGGTTTTACGCATGGTGTGATGAATACCGACAATATGTCGGTTGTGGGGATTAGTTTAGATTTGGGTAGCAGTAGTTTTAACGCAAACTTTGCCGACGATTATGTGAGTAGTGAATTGGATGAAAAAGGGCGTTATGCGTTTGGGCAGCAGCCGATTATTGGTTTGTGGAATTGTAATGTGTTAGCGCGCACGTTTTCGCCATTAATCAATAGCGCAGCAATTAAGCAAGCCTTGCAGCATTATGAACCGACTTATTTGGATACTTATAATGCGCTGAAATAAAAAATCCCTGCCGAAGCAGGGATTTTCGTATAACGCTAAGCGTTAAGAGATTAGTTATTTTCAGCCGCTTTTTTACGTTCAGCCGCTTCTTTAATAACTTGATCCGATACGTTTCTTGGGCAAGGTGCGTAGTGTGAGAACTCCATAGAGAACTGACCACGACCTGATGTCATAGTACGTAAGTCACCGATATAACCGAACATTTCGGATAATGGCGCTTCTGCTTTAACACGAACACCCATTGCAGCGGTATCTTGTGATTTGATCATCGCACGACGACGGTTCAAGTCACCGATAACGTCACCTACGTTTGCGTCGGGTGAGAACACATCCACTTTCATGATTGGCTCAAGAATTTGTGGACCTGCTTTCGGCATAGTTTGACGGTAACCACCTTTTGCCGCGATTTCAAACGCGATTGCAGAAGAGTCCACCGCGTGGTAAGCACCCTCACGTAAGGTGACTTTCACGTCAACGACAGGGTAACCTGCCAATGGCCCTTTGTTCATGCTTTCTTTGAAGCCCTTGTCGATGGCAGGCCAGAACTCGCGAGGTACTGAACCACCAACTACAACAGATTCAAATGCATAACCTGCACCCGTCTCGTTTGGCTCGATGGTGTAATCAATTTTACCGTATTGACCAGAACCACCCGACTGTTTCTTATGGGTATAAGAATCTTCTACACGTTGTGTAATAGATTCGCGGTAAGCCACTTGTGGTTTACCCACGATAACTTCGATATTGTTAGTACGACGTAAAATGTCAACTTTAATATCTAAGTGCAGCTCACCCATACCTTTCAGAATGGTTTCGCCTGTTTCTTGATCTGTTTCAACGCGGAATGACGGGTCTTCTTGCACCATTTTGCTTAACGCAACGCCTAATTTCTCCGCAGAACCTTTGTCTTTTGGTGAAATAGCAATCGAAATAACCGGATCTGGGAACACCATTGGTTCTAGCGTCGCTGGGTTATTCGGGTCAGCTAAGGTATGACCAGTTTGTACGTTTTTCAGACCAATCAAGGCAATAATATCGCCTGCTTGTGCTGATTCAATTTCAGAACGGTCGTTCGCATGCATTTCCACCATACGACCTACGCGTTCAGTTTTGCCGGTGTAGGTATTTAATAAGGTGTCACCTTTTTTCAAGCGGCCAGAATAAATACGTACGAAGTTCAACGCGCCGTATTTGTCATCCATGATTTTGAAGACTAATGCGCGTAATGGACCGTTCGGATCAACGATAGCGTATTTGCCGGTTTCGTTACCTTCGTCATCGGTTTCAGGTTGAGGCGGAACTTCAGTT
This DNA window, taken from Candidatus Thiocaldithrix dubininis, encodes the following:
- a CDS encoding C-type lectin domain-containing protein — translated: MSHYKPLVKAVALALMTGVAFATPLALPDIITKVTGTYSDTQGNNYTAESNELIIKIRQVRTAALDLLAGDKHNLTTSGGNTTYTSYKLTNNGNIDESYSLTAGNNTTDDLDADTIKIYQDVDKDGQVSAGDTEVTAPLTLAPGESAQLVVAVQLPMSISTGGILKVEVSAKDAQNNVTIGTPIEITVITDSSSAQTTSWPQPAGGNCHAYRVIDTPNSWTGASNFAASQTYQTVSGHLATIDSANENEFVRSLLGTEHYWLGGSLTSTGYTWMNLDSTSYTNWENPPTGAVGDALIMANNGLWSTAVPSAQMPYIIEFDTPCQQLDQHVAIDLKSAIDINCDGQISTDGDTDFGTADIENIEKDQCIMFSSTVSNSSTTNTVKNFILNQTLDDRFAYVADSTKIDDAPVADPSFDTNTRVLSVNAGDVAPSGNKVVIYSVKVVDNQN
- a CDS encoding cyclic nucleotide-binding domain-containing protein, which produces MQNMNTNLLTQVKTQCQDFCAALTDDEIVRFIRYTRVVELQSQEILADVNQLGDRFYLVIVGVVRLYHVDGDKEYEVGHINAGGLVGEMSFFDRRPRTVRLRAYEHTVQLLEISRPLYSRLKIEEPYIATNLLEFVIRSLDFLVRYLSDENAQLHKKLGE
- a CDS encoding protein adenylyltransferase SelO family protein; the encoded protein is MWQWSQRFSQLPATFYTFTQPKALPQAAWVQQSEAVATLLGLTSNDLQQPALLDLCCAHALPANCQPLAQGYAAHQFGKFNPFLGDGRVVLLGDVQTPTGHYEISLKGAGRTAYARTADGRAGINECLKEFQLSERLAALKIPSLRCLGVLQSNSELVYRQSFEPAALLVRVMPSHIRFGTFELAYFQKNYANLQQLADFVLAQHYVDLVKNTNPYAALLTAIVSKTAQLIAQWQAVGFTHGVMNTDNMSVVGISLDLGSSSFNANFADDYVSSELDEKGRYAFGQQPIIGLWNCNVLARTFSPLINSAAIKQALQHYEPTYLDTYNALK
- the fusA gene encoding elongation factor G encodes the protein MTDLTLYRNIGIFAHVDAGKTTTTERILKLTGKIHKIGEVHDGASTMDFMEQEAERGITIQSAATTAYWKGHRFNIIDTPGHVDFTIEVYRSLKVLDGGIGVFCGSGGVEPQSETNWRYANDSKVARVIYVNKLDRIGADFYRVVKQVEDVLGAKPLVMTLPIGTESDFVGVVDLLTQKAWVWDESGDPLKYTIQDVPADMEAKVAEWREKLIETAVEQDDELMEQYLGGDEPAIEDIKRCIRKGTIALDFFPTYAGSSFKNKGVQLVLDGVVDYLPNPTEVPPQPETDDEGNETGKYAIVDPNGPLRALVFKIMDDKYGALNFVRIYSGRLKKGDTLLNTYTGKTERVGRMVEMHANDRSEIESAQAGDIIALIGLKNVQTGHTLADPNNPATLEPMVFPDPVISIAISPKDKGSAEKLGVALSKMVQEDPSFRVETDQETGETILKGMGELHLDIKVDILRRTNNIEVIVGKPQVAYRESITQRVEDSYTHKKQSGGSGQYGKIDYTIEPNETGAGYAFESVVVGGSVPREFWPAIDKGFKESMNKGPLAGYPVVDVKVTLREGAYHAVDSSAIAFEIAAKGGYRQTMPKAGPQILEPIMKVDVFSPDANVGDVIGDLNRRRAMIKSQDTAAMGVRVKAEAPLSEMFGYIGDLRTMTSGRGQFSMEFSHYAPCPRNVSDQVIKEAAERKKAAENN